One genomic segment of Stigmatopora argus isolate UIUO_Sarg chromosome 3, RoL_Sarg_1.0, whole genome shotgun sequence includes these proteins:
- the caprin1b gene encoding caprin-1b: MPSAMNANGTAQSASPDVGSAPGVVIGNTLSGPSEVLKQVLQVIDKKARNMEKKKSKLDDYQVRKDKGEPLNQDQLEALCKYQEVVNNLEFARELQKTFVALGQDIQKAVKKSTRREQLQREEAEQRRLKKVLELQFLLDRLGDETVRQDLKQGLGGSVPLTDVDLTTFDEFYKLVGPDRDQKIRLVDQYEEASVYLWDLLEGKDKAVVGTTYKALKEKLDQLLLSGYFDQLPTHQNGVCEEEHEDGEGRAGEEAEVEVPAATSVTETVAESSEAEEQPVDGETEIIEEFVEPIAVETKEFVNRQFIPDSAYSSSEQEQAGEWTTETEVMAAMQQPPVQSAPPPIVMENHPMTMVAPPPPQPSTDPMARRQVVQDLMAQMQGTYNFMQDSMLEFDGQPIDPAIVSAQPMKPGQSINLPQYMCPPVQPVSRLSQPNNVPVQAEPAHVPIVPPAPAPMYQNSHTPDSRPTETVDPIQASISLASEQPPSSAPLPTASQTPVYQPVPKAPHSGGINVNAAPFQSMQTVFKLNAPVPPVSETEALGQPGQYQNSFNQAFSSQPQHPVEPAEMQPEQLQTVGAFHSQDQSAGHQQPSQQGPGYNRQPQSFYNSRGMSRGGPRNARGMINGYRGSSNGFRGGYDGYRPPFANTPNSGYGQTQFNTPRDYSNGNYQRDGYQQNYKRGTGQGPRGASRGNTQPMRS, translated from the exons ATGCCCTCCGCGATGAATGCCAACGGGACGGCGCAGTCCGCCAGCCCAGATGTGGGATCCGCTCCAGGCGTAGTGATCGGAAACACTCTCAGCGGGCCGTCTGAAGTTCTGAAGCAAGTGCTCCAAGTCATTGATAAGAAAGCACGCAACATGGAGAAGAAAAAG aGCAAACTGGATGATTACCAAGTGCGAAAGGATAAAGGCGAGCCCCTTAACCAAGATCAGCTG GAGGCCCTTTGCAAATACCAGGAAGTTGTTAACAACCTGGAGTTTGCCCGCGAGTTGCAGAAGACATTCGTTGCGCTTGGTCAAGAT ATTCAGAAGGCGGTTAAAAAGTCTACCCGGCGAGAGCAGCTCCAACGGGAGGAGGCTGAGCAGAGGAGGCTGAAGAAGGTTTTGGAGCTGCAGTTCCTCTTGGACCGACTGGGGGACGAGACTGTGCGACAGGACCTAAAGCAGGGACTCGGGGGCTCAGTGCCACTCACAGATGTGGATCTGACTACTTTCGATGAGTTTTACAAGTTGGTGGGCCCAGACCGTGACCAAAAAATCAG ATTGGTTGACCAGTATGAAGAAGCATCAGTGTATCTTTGGGACCTGCTGGAAGGAAAAGATAAGGCTGTGGTTGGAACAACAT acAAGGCACTGAAAGAGAAGTTGGATCAGCTTTTGCTGAGCGGCTACTTCGACCAGTTGCCAACTCACCAAAATGGAGTGTGTGAGGAAGAGCATGAGGATGGAGAGGGGCGGGCTGGTGAGGAAGCGGAAGTTGAAGTGCCGGCGGCGACTTCAGTTACAGAAACGGTGGCTGAATCGTCAGAAGCTGAAGAGCAGCCTGTTGACGGAG AAACTGAAATTATTGAAGAGTTTGTGGAACCCATAGCTGTCGAAACAAAAGAG TTTGTAAACAGACAGTTCATTCCTGATAGCGCGTACAGCAGCAGTGAGCAGGAGCAAGCGGGCGAGTGGACCACAGAAACCGAG GTGATGGCCGCCATGCAGCAGCCTCCCGTGCAGTCGGCCCCTCCCCCTATTGTCATGGAGAATCACCCAATGACCATGGTGGCCCCTCCGCCGCCACAGCCATCTACCGACCCCATGGCCAGAAGGCAGGTGGTGCAGGACCTCATGGCCCAGATGCAGGGAACTTACAATTTCATGCAG GACTCAATGCTGGAGTTTGACGGACAGCCAATCGACCCCGCTATTGTATCTGCCCAGCCCATGAAGCCTGGTCAGAGCATCAACCTGCCACAGTACATGTGTCCTCCAG ttCAACCCGTCTCACGGCTTTCGCAACCTAACAATGTTCCTGTCCAAGCTGAGCCTGCGCAT GTACCCATCGTCCCCCCAGCCCCGGCACCCATGTATCAAAACTCTCATACGCCAGATTCCCGACCAACAGAAACAGTCGATCCCATCCAG GCGTCCATATCGTTGGCGTCAGAGCAGCCCCCATCTTCGGCGCCTCTTCCCACTGCCTCGCAGACCCCTGTCTATCAACCTGTTCCCAAAGCTCCTCACAGTGGCGGCATCAACGTCAACGCAGCACCATTCCAGTCGATGCAGACG GTGTTCAAACTCAATGCGCCAGTGCCACCTGTGAGCGAGACGGAGGCCTTGGGCCAGCCCGGCCAGTACCAGAACAGCTTCAACCAGGCCTTCAGCAGTCAGCCTCAGCATCCTGTTGAACCAGCAGAGATGCAGCCGGAACAACTGCAAACTG TTGGTGCCTTTCATTCCCAAGACCAGTCTGCAGGCCATCAGCAGCCTTCTCAGCAAGGCCCGGGCTACAACAGGCAGCCTCAGTCCTTTTACAATAGCAGAGGGATGTCACGTGGTGGACCCCGCAATGCCAGGGGCATGATCAACGGTTACAGAGGCTCATCCAATGGCTTCAGAG GTGGTTATGACGGTTATCGACCTCCTTTTGCCAACACTCCCAACTCTGGTTATGGACAGACCCAGTTCAACACACCCCGAGATTACTCAAATGGAAATTACCAGAGG GATGGTTACCAACAGAACTACAAGCGTGGAACTGGCCAAGGACCTAGAGGCGCTTCAAGAGGCAACACTCAGCCAATGAGATCCTGA